In a genomic window of Bacillus rossius redtenbacheri isolate Brsri chromosome 4 unlocalized genomic scaffold, Brsri_v3 Brsri_v3_scf4_2, whole genome shotgun sequence:
- the LOC134542371 gene encoding alpha-1,6-mannosyl-glycoprotein 2-beta-N-acetylglucosaminyltransferase-like, whose translation MALWRRRAGRCTRTAACVVLATLLWLHLHLQVARPASSAEGGGPPPGAEAPSPGHRGAAELTSTTSPRARAQRGSTSQPGIADIRRSLERYNEAQAVLNEDVFGPVRNDTLVIVVQVHRRMAYLRHLIHSLAQARDIDQVLLVFSHDFYDEEMNELVQSVDFCKVMQIFYPHSIQTHPHEFPGESSDDCPRNIKKKAAIQSQCVNAMHPDSYGHYREAKFTQIKHHWWWKANWVFNKLTVTHNHEGLVLFLEEDHYVAEDFIHILRLMQLTCRTSCPRCNILSLGTYQKKFDFSKESNKTVVAQWTGNKHNMGMALNGSTWRAVQKCAHVFCTYDDYNWDWSLQFSAQQCLRSDLVTLMMKQPRVFHLGECGLHHGKANCEPRAALSAVQWLLQAARQHLYPPALAVTAPRASRKKLVKSNGGWGDVRDHQLCLNMTLPAR comes from the exons ATGGCGCTGTGGCGGCGGAGGGCGGGCAGATGCACGCGCACTGCCGCCTGTGTGGTCCTGGCGACGCTGCTGTGGCTGCATCTACACCTGCAGGTGGCGAGGCCCGCCTCTAGCGCCGAGGGGGGCGGCCCGCCCCCGGGGGCAGAGGCTCCCTCTCCCGGCCACCGAGGGGCGGCAGAGCTCACTTCCACGACGTCTCCGAGGGCGCGGGCGCAGCGCGGCAGCACCAGTCAGCCCGGCATCGCCGACATCCGCCGCAGCCTCGAGCGCTACAACGAGGCGCAGGCAGTGCTCAACGAGGACGTGTTCGGGCCCGTGCGGAACGACACTCTGGTCATCGTGGTGCAG GTTCACCGGCGAATGGCCTACCTGCGGCACCTCATACACAGCCTGGCACAGGCACGCGACATCGACCAGGTGCTGCTGGTGTTCAGCCACGACTTCTACGACGAAGAGATGAACGAGCTGGTGCAGAGCGTCGACTTCTGCAAGGTCATGCAGATATTCTACCCGCACTCCATCCAGACCCACCCGCACGAGTTTCCCGGGGAATCGTCCGACGACTGTCCTCGCAACATCAAGAAGAAGGC AGCCATTCAGTCGCAGTGCGTTAATGCTATGCACCCCGACTCATACGGCCACTACAGGGAGGCGAAATTCACTCAGATCAAACACCATTGGTGGTGGAAGGCCAACTGGGTGTTCAACAAGTTGACAGTCACACACAACCATGAAG GCCTGGTGTTGTTTCTGGAGGAGGACCATTACGTGGCAGAGGACTTCATACACATACTGCGCCTCATGCAGCTCACATGTCGCACCAGCTGCCCGCGATGCAACATCCTCTCCCTCGGCACGTACCAGAAGAAGTTTGACTTCAGCAAGGAATCTAATAAG ACAGTGGTGGCGCAGTGGACGGGCAACAAGCACAACATGGGCATGGCGCTGAACGGCAGCACGTGGCGCGCCGTGCAGAAGTGTGCACACGTGTTCTGCACGTATGACGACTACAACTGGGACTGGAGCCTGCAGTTCTCGGCACAGCAGTGCCTGCGGTCGGACCTGGTCACCCTGATGATGAAGCAGCCGCGAGTGTTCCACCTGGGAGAGTG TGGTCTGCACCATGGCAAGGCCAACTGCGAGCCGAGGGCAGCGCTGTCAGCCGTCCAGTGGCTGCTGCAAGCCGCGCGCCAGCACCTCTACCCACCCGCCCTGGCTGTCACCGCCCCCCGGGCCTCCAGGAAGAAGCTCGTCAAGAGCAACGGCGGCTGGGGCGACGTCAGGGACCACCAGCTCTGCCTCAACATGACGCTCCCGGCTCGATGA
- the LOC134542372 gene encoding procathepsin L-like yields the protein MSGTAESVLARGFKMRCLVVASLLVALTSAASEADLDAWARFKAEHGKQYATAEDEAARLQTFLERKEEVESHNRLYEQGLTTYWMGLNHLSDLTHEEIKRRHSGGARKTVVAAAAAAGGGSKAGSLPAHVDWRQHNLVTPPKTQGLCGGCWAFSTTGAVEGQIAKKTGKLYSFSEQQLIDCTGTMNCANGGWMTVAYEYIRKAGGIETEQEYPFTGKDGQKCKFKKSLAKGWVKGIVDLPSGDEHRLALAVSEVGPIAAGMDASASSFDNYAGGIYNEPKCSNTTMDHGVLIVGYGSENGHDYWIVKNSWGPKYGEKGYIRIARNKHNKCALATAANYPTA from the exons ATGTCTGGCACTGCAGAGTCGGTGTTAGCGAGAG GATTCAAGATGCGGTGCTTGGTGGTAGCTTCTCTGCTCGTGGCGCTGACGTCAGCTGCGTCCGAGGCAGACCTAGATGCGTGGGCCCGGTTCAAG GCCGAGCACGGCAAGCAGTACGCCACTGCAGAGGACGAGGCGGCCCGACTGCAGACGTTCCTGGAGCGGAAGGAAGAGGTCGAGAGCCACAACCGCCTGTACGAGCAGGGCCTCACCACCTACTGGATGGGCCTCAACCACCTGTCCGACCTG ACGCACGAGGAGATCAAGAGGCGGCACAGCGGCGGCGCGCGCAAGACGGTGGTGGCGGCTGCGGCGGCGGCAGGAGGCGGCTCCAAGGCCGGCAGCCTGCCTGCTCACGTGGACTGGCGCCAGCACAACCTGGTCACGCCTCCCAAGACCCAGGGCTTGTGCGGCGGCTGCTGGGCCTTCTCCACG ACGGGAGCCGTGGAGGGACAGATCGCCAAGAAGACCGGCAAACTGTACTCGTTCAGCGAGCAGCAGCTCATCGACTGCACGGGAACCATGAACTGCGCTAACGGCGGCTGGATGACCGTCGCCTACGAGTACATCAGGAAGGCAGGCGGCATTGAGACCGAGCAGGAGTACCCCTTCACCGGCAAG GACGGGCAGAAGTGCAAGTTCAAGAAGAGCCTCGCCAAGGGCTGGGTGAAGGGTATCGTGGACCTGCCCTCCGGAGATGAGCACCGCCTGGCGCTGGCCGTCAGCGAGGTGGGGCCTATCGCCGCCGGCATGGACGCCAGCGCCTCCTCCTTCGACAACTACGCCGGAG GCATCTACAACGAGCCCAAGTGCAGCAACACCACCATGGACCACGGCGTGCTAATCGTGGGCTACGGCAGTGAGAACGGCCACGACTACTGGATCGTGAAGAACTCTTGGGGGCCCAAGTACGGCGAGAAGGGCTACATCCGCATAGCGCGCAACAAACACAACAAGTGCGCTCTGGCCACGGCTGCCAACTACCCCACCGCCTAG
- the LOC134541946 gene encoding lysosomal acid phosphatase-like, whose product MAAGVLLVAALLSAHARADHQATSLQMAGVVFRHGHRNIMRQYDFDPYSNNVSYWPGGIGQITSRGKMQMYKFGQLLRERYSGLLSDAYTPEETLVRSSSSPRCVSSALCVLAGLFPPTDQEVWNPDLLWQPVPLYAPEEGHDKLIRMDADCPAYREEFNRQMSSPEMRAFNSNYSDVYRVISEHWKPVSDFEEPNNLHDHFRIEEERGIPLPDWTRGLYPDKLLQISNQYHIFRTYTPLMARLKMGPLVKDVVGRMIASTGGASGARLLLYSGHDDMVTGLLGVLGLPNRFKVRYGAAVFLELHSDPTGNHHVQVFFMADTDEQQIQRIHPVGCDTHCDLDMFANLTATVTPVDWDQECQLRGAEAP is encoded by the exons ATGGCGGCGGGTGTGCTGCTGGTGGCAGCCCTGCTGAGCGCGCATGCGCGGGCCGACCACCAGGCGACCAGCCTGCAGATGGCCGGCGTG GTATTCCGACATGGACACAGGAACATCATGCGGCAGTACGACTTCGACCCCTACAGCAACAATGTCTCCTATTGGCCGGGAGGCATCGGCCAGATCACGAGC AGGGGCAAGATGCAGATGTACAAGTTCGGACAGCTCCTGAGGGAGCGATACAGCGGACTGCTAAGTGACGCGTACACTCCTGAGGAGACTCTAGTGAGGAGCAGCTCTAGTCCCAGGTGTGTGAGCAGTGCACTGTGCGTGTTGGCTGGCCTCTTCCCACCGACAGACCAGGAAGTGTGGAACCCGGATCTCCTATGGCAGCCTGTTCCATTGTATGCTCCGGAAGAAGGACACGACAAG TTGATCAGGATGGACGCGGACTGCCCCGCTTACCGGGAGGAGTTCAACCGGCAGATGTCCTCGCCTGAGATGCGTGCATTCAACAGCAACTACAGCGACGTGTACCGTGTCATCAGCGAGCATTGGAAGCCCGTCAGCGACTTCGAGGAACCCAACAATTTGCACGACCACTTCAGGATAGAG GAGGAGAGAGGGATTCCTCTGCCGGACTGGACGAGAGGCCTGTACCCGGACAAGCTGCTGCAGATATCCAACCAGTACCATATCTTCCGCACATACACGCCGCTCATGGCACGGCTCAAGATGG GACCGCTGGTGAAGGACGTGGTGGGCCGCATGATCGCCAGCACGGGCGGGGCCTCGGGAGCCAGGCTGCTGCTGTACTCGGGCCACGATGACATGGTGACAGGACTGCTGGGCGTGCTGGGACTGCCCAACCGCTTCAAGGTGCGCTACGGCGCGGCAGTCTTCCTGGAGCTGCACTCCGACCCCACGGGCAATCACCATGTCCAG GTGTTCTTCATGGCCGACACGGACGAGCAGCAGATACAGCGCATCCATCCGGTGGGCTGCGACACTCACTGCGACCTGGACATGTTCGCCAACCTCACGGCAACCGTCACACCGGTGGACTGGGACCAGGAGTGCCAACTGCGCGGTGCTGAGGCTCCCTAG